The following proteins come from a genomic window of Aspergillus luchuensis IFO 4308 DNA, chromosome 3, nearly complete sequence:
- a CDS encoding uncharacterized protein (COG:S;~EggNog:ENOG410PNY9;~InterPro:IPR042321,IPR018617;~PFAM:PF09779;~TransMembrane:8 (i175-197o241-258i279-297o309-327i560-580o592-613i625-643o655-678i);~go_process: GO:0071765 - nuclear inner membrane organization [Evidence IEA]) gives MASLFAKRFKCFYCGRRSAHSDSDTARKWRCKHCEAVNYLDEKGEITDPPAAETNPDVYGPGASSPPFESTDFTASSLFCAQCLRNQHLFTSALASYFPSSDDPNYSAYEKEYPKFRKNLEERYPQVCVKCEPRVKQRIRQAGYEAKSDHLRRMMDRSKAGRAARQARRWNWRNLLVLAGALGYWISVAGQLSWNVWSALTVEEWEPLQDPDSPSMSPSIFSCVNLLFETRRVPNHCSIDLAPYAGLALIAGILSIWWNPKLRLKVEGRGGRFVKLGEYYQVQLIILVVRCAFWGVLRDPSSSGLPPDLPPTLHLFMIFFTIMSVMVSRRIVRYDTRPLVDWTDDTPAATPNRRTEASPPPSTTTGQEFSTPSSNLRQRTSRFPLEKLGTPRVTTPRAALETPTIPTPPPESDDMDWTPSVQHELTPTVSVHQRDQKSVLDGPMPFYGSVPAAPQPPAWNLRNKPAQRVKPIEQVVERNPFHRTPTQNLRWHRNQNSPDSVFAPPKFFPVSDHAATTGLESLFDRTFTIKSPEDEEDSSWQSRHQSSNSHSRQSANLRGYFVYQYLRLGLLLVSLVAWVLSQYDRLSIPGNYVEVASLGSASLIAGFALLEALKQPIVQWNGMEILVYFAELVAAVHLGGNLPRVSIERHYFDRYGQLLLVFMAVQEALGLLSLYNIARASSTGPQPQQSGHNAPSNGENPGHSPQPAIDNQPLQSFSSQRSAPPLSFSSTLPTSSFATQSPEPYYSLAPSPYDGSSSKDHSFSLKSLKGNDSDASDYYDRDSDTETTVTTATTATSNTVRNIRYGRAASEAMFSPRRTELGPGIGGLSLEDRPARRVTRSQSKLQGEGFRRFPTRGLK, from the exons ATGGCTTCATTGTTCGCTAAGCGATTCAAATGCTTTTATTGCGGGCGTCGCTCGGCCCACTCCGACAGCGATACTGCCCGCAAATGGCGTTGCAAACATTGCGAAGCCGTTAACTACCTGGATGAG AAAGGAGAAATCACGGATCCCCCCGCTGCAGAAACAAATCCAGACGTCTACGGTCCCGGGGCATCGAGCCCACCGTTCGAATCCACCGACTTCACAGCCTCCAGCTTATTCTGCGCCCAGTGTCTTCGAAACCAACACCTCTTTACCAGCGCTTTGGCGTCCTATTTTCCGTCATCTGATGATCCGAACTACAGCGCATATGAGAAGGAATACCCCAAATTTCGCAAGAACTTAGAGGAGCGTTATCCGCAGGTGTGCGTCAAATGCGAACCCAGAGTGAAGCAACGCATACGTCAGGCAGGATATGAAGCCAAGTCAGACCACCTGAGACGTATGATGGACCGGAGTAAAGCTGGAAGGGCCGCTCGGCAAGCACGTCGATGGAACTGGAGGAACCTGTTGGTCTTAGCTGGTGCTCTGGGTTATTGGATTAGTGTTGCTGGTCAACTTAGCTGGAATGTGTGGAGTGCTTTGACTGTTGAGGAGTGGGAACCGCTGCAGGATCCTGACTCCCCCTCGATGTCGCCCTCTATTTTCTCTTGCGTGAACCTTCTCTTCGAGACCCGCCGCGTGCCGAACCATTGCTCAATAGACCTGGCACCGTACGCCGGTCTTGCGCTGATTGCAGGCATCCTGTCCATTTGGTGGAACCCGAAATTGCGACTCAAGGTTGAAGGGCGAGGAGGTCGCTTCGTCAAACTAGGAGAGTACTACCAGGTTCAGCTCATTATTTTGGTGGTGCGATGCGCTTTCTGGGGCGTCTTAAGGGATCCGTCATCAAGTGGACTGCCACCAGACCTGCCACCAACATTGCATCTcttcatgatcttcttcacaaTTATG TCTGTCATGGTCTCCCGGCGGATAGTGCGCTACGATACCCGGCCATTGGTAGACTGGACCGATGATACGCCCGCAGCCACGCCAAACCGCAGAACCGAAGCTTCCCCTCCGCCCTCTACGACTACCGGACAGGAGTTTTCGACCCCAAGCTCCAATCTTCGGCAGCGCACCTCTCGTTTCCCTCTCGAAAAGCTAGGCACCCCAAGGGTGACCACACCGCGGGCAGCCCTCGAGACCCCAACCATTCCCACACCACCTCCAGAATCGGATGACATGGACTGGACTCCCTCCGTGCAGCACGAACTCACACCGACTGTCAGCGTTCATCAAAGGGATCAGAAGTCCGTGCTCGATGGGCCGATGCCTTTCTATGGATCCGTTCCTGCTGCACCACAGCCACCCGCATGGAACCTGCGCAATAAACCCGCTCAGCGTGTGAAACCAATCGAACAAGTCGTTGAACGCAACCCATTCCACCGCACTCCTACTCAAAACCTCCGATGGCATCGCAACCAAAACAGCCCAGACTCGGTGTTTGCACCTCCCAAGTTTTTCCCTGTGAGCGACCATGCTGCGACTACCGGACTCGAAAGTTTGTTTGACCGAACCTTCACTATCAAGTCgcccgaggatgaagaggacagCTCTTGGCAGTCTCGCCATCAATCATCGAACTCACACTCTCGCCAGTCTGCCAACTTGCGGGGTTATTTTGTGTACCAATATCTTCGATTAGGCCTGCTACTTGTCTCACTCGTTGCCTGGGTCCTCTCACAGTATGACCGCTTGTCAATCCCAGGGAACTATGTAGAGGTGGCCTCTCTGGGCAGTGCTAGCCTGATTGCTGGATTCGCTCTCTTGGAGGCCCTCAAGCAACCTATCGTGCAGTGGAACGGCATGGAAATTCTTGTTTACTTTGCGGAGCTTGTGGCAGCTGTCCACCTCGGCGGGAACCTGCCGCGAGTGTCAATCGAGCGCCATTACTTCGACAGATAcggccagctgcttctgGTCTTCATGGCGGTTCAGGAGGCGCTGGGTCTGCTCTCGCTATACAATATAGCCAGGGCAAGCAGTACTGGTCCTCAGCCACAACAATCGGGGCATAACGCGCCATCGAATGGCGAGAATCCCGGGCACTCTCCTCAACCGGCAATCGATAACCAACCCCTGCAATCATTCTCTTCTCAGCGGTCTGCGCCGccgctttctttctcttctactCTCCCTACCTCTAGCTTTGCGACACAATCGCCGGAGCCGTACTACTCGCTTGCACCCTCCCCATACGACGGTTCCTCCAGCAAGGATCACAGCTTCAGTCTCAAAAGCCTAAAAGGGAACGATTCCGACGCCTCAGATTATTACGATCGAGATTCAGACACGGAGACAACCGTGACTACCGCAACCACTGCTACTAGCAACACCGTGCGGAATATCCGGTACGGACGGGCTGCCAGCGAGGCGATGTTCTCGCCGCGACGAACCGAGCTGGGACCCGGAATTGGAGGGTTGAGTCTCGAAGATAGGCCCGCCCGGCGAGTCACCCGGAGCCAGTCGAAACTCCAAGGCGAGGGCTTTCGTCGATTCCCGACTCGGGGCCTGAAATAG
- the AIM22 gene encoding putative lipoate--protein ligase (BUSCO:EOG09263HE6;~COG:H;~EggNog:ENOG410PKCK;~InterPro:IPR004143,IPR004562;~PFAM:PF03099;~go_process: GO:0006464 - cellular protein modification process [Evidence IEA];~go_process: GO:0009249 - protein lipoylation [Evidence IEA]), with amino-acid sequence MRLFSSRATCWLSSLRVPQPSTSLRSNAVRWNSSFSADQFAQLASRQSSRHQIYQSLSTDPYVNLSIEHFLLEHAPADSSILFLYINRPCVVIGRNQNPWLETNLRVLHNDRGTAEHGIHSYNDTEDALYVRRRSGGGAVFHDEGNLNYSVISPRPTFTRNKHAEMVVRALHRVGATTTSVNDRHDIVMSLDEGQSQPRKISGSAFKLTRHCALHHGTCLLDSPNINSLGSFLRSPARDYIKAKGVESVRSPVANVSSVFADASIPFGIQDVIANIMSEFAELYQTNPDAVRRAQRAYVHDAELYAGDDWVVGAVGEAQGYEEPEIKKGIDELRSLEWKYTQTPQFIFSTYPVEEDPRERPALPSSLPPSTRVFLRLKHGAILESHISVSSDSSVGSEQAARLQEALKGRKLHEIRPTHWKEILYEQLGAEEDAATIEELARFIATKLGWV; translated from the exons ATgcgtctcttctcctctcgaGCAACATGCTGGCTATCGTCGCTCCGAGTTCCCCAGCCCAGCACCAGCCTGCGTTCTAATGCCGTGCGGTGGAATTCCTCATTCTCCGCCGACCAATTCGCCCAGCTCGCCAGTCGCCAGTCCTCCCGGCATCAAATCTACCAATCTCTCTCCACCGATCCCTACGTGAACCTCTCCATCGAACACTTTCTGCTGGAGCATGCGCCCGCCGACTCGAGCATCCTCTTCCTATATATCAACCGACCGTGCGTGGTCATCGGGCGCAATCAGAACCCATGGCTCGAGACCAACCTCCGAGTGCTACATAATGACCGCGGAACCGCGGAGCACGGAATCCACTCCTACAACGACACCGAAGATGCGCTCTACGTCCGACGACGGTCTGGCGGTGGTGCCGTCTTCCACGACGAGGGCAACCTCAACTACAGCGTGATCTCCCCGCGACCGACATTCACACGCAACAAACATGCGGAGATGGTCGTGCGCGCATTGCACCGTGTCGGAGCGACCACGACCAGCGTCAATGACCGCCACGACATCGTCATGTCCCTCGATGAAGGGCAATCCCAACCTCGAAAGATCTCCGGCTCAGCGTTCAAGCTCACGCGACACTGCGCGCTTCACCACGGCACCTGCCTACTCGATTCGCCCAACATCAACTCCCTCGGTTCGTTCTTACGATCGCCCGCACGAGACTACATCAAGGCCAAAGGTGTGGAAAGTGTGCGATCCCCCGTCGCCAATGTATCATCCGTATTCGCCGACGCCTCCATCCCATTCGGAATCCAAGACGTGATCGCCAATATCATGTCGGAGTTTGCAGAGCTATACCAGACCAATCCGGATGCTGTGCGCCGCGCGCAGCGTGCCTATGTCCACGACGCAGAGCTATACGCAGGAGACGACTGGGTCGTCGGAGCGGTGGGAGAAGCCCAAGGCTACGAAGAGCCCGAGATCAAGAAAGGCATCGACGAATTACGA TCGCTGGAATGGAAATACACGCAAACGCCCCAATTCATCTTCTCGACTTACCCCGTGGAAGAGGACCCTCGCGAACGCCCCGcccttccatcatccctACCTCCTTCT ACACGTGTGTTTCTCCGCCTCAAACACGGGGCCATCCTGGAAAGCCACATCTCCGTCTCGTCCGATTCCTCCGTCGGCTCGGAGCAGGCTGCCCGTCTGCAGGAGGCACTCAAGGGGCGTAAGCTTCACGAGATCCGGCCGACCCACTGGAAGGAGATTCTATACGAACAGTTGGGGGCGGAAGAGGATGCAGCTACTATAGAGGAACTCGCTAGGTTTATTGCGACTAAACTTGGGTGGGTCTAG
- the ARO2 gene encoding bifunctional chorismate synthase/riboflavin reductase [NAD(P)H] ARO2 (BUSCO:EOG09262DUV;~COG:E;~EggNog:ENOG410PGTR;~InterPro:IPR020541,IPR000453,IPR035904;~PFAM:PF01264;~go_function: GO:0004107 - chorismate synthase activity [Evidence IEA];~go_process: GO:0009073 - aromatic amino acid family biosynthetic process [Evidence IEA]): MSTWGDYFRVTTYGESHCRSVGCIVDGCPPGMELTEDDIQPQMTRRRPGQSALTTPRNEKDRVEIQSGTEFGVTLGTPIGMMVRNEDQRPKDYGNSTMDLYPRPSHADLTYLEKYGVKASSGGGRSSARETIGRVAAGAIAEKYLRLSHGVEIVAFVSSVGNEHLFPPTPEHPTASTNPEYLNLLKTITRTTVDEFAPTRCPNADAAARMTKVIEQFRDNHDSIGGTVTCVIRNVPVGLGEPCFDKLEAKLAHAMLSIPATKGFEIGSGFGGCEVPGSIHNDPFIVSDVPTQLGTNTTTKQRLTTKTNNSGGIQGGISNGADIYFRIAFKPPATIGQAQNTATYDFGEGILEAKGRHDPCVTPRAVPIVEAMSALVVMDALMAQYSRESAKSLLPPLPKTLPTRPTLGTNGHSA, from the exons ATGTCGACGTGGGGTGATTACTTCCGGGTCACCAC tTACGGTGAATCGCACTGCCGCTCCGTCGGCTGCATCGTCGATGGCTGCCCCCCAGGAATGGAACTCACCGAGGACGACATCCAGCCCCAGATGACCCGGAGACGTCCCGGCCAGAGTGCTCTGACGACGCCTCGTAATGAGAAGGACCGCGTTGAAATCCAGTCCGGAACGGAGTTTGGAGTTACACTGGGAACTCCGATTGGCATGATGGTGCGCAACGAGGACCAGAGACCCAAGGACTACGGCAACAGCACCATGGACCTGTACCCCCGCCCCAGTCACGCCGACTTGACCTACCTCGAAAAGTACGGCGTCAAGGCCAgcagcggtggtggtcgcAGTAGTGCCCGTGAGACCATTG GCCGTGTGGCTGCCGGTGCCATCGCCGAAAAGTACCTGCGCCTCTCGCACGGCGTTGAGATTGTCGCCTTCGTCTCCTCCGTTGGCAACGAGCACCTGTTCCCCCCTACTCCCGAGCACCCCACTgcctccaccaaccccgaatacctcaacctcctcaagACCATCACCCGTACCACCGTCGACGAGTTCGCGCCCACCCGCTGCCCCAACGCCGATGCCGCCGCGCGCATGACCAAGGTGATCGAGCAGTTCCGCGACAACCACGACAGCATCGGCGGTACCGTCACCTGCGTGATCCGTAACGTCCCCGTCGGTCTGGGTGAGCCCTGCTTCGACAAGCTCGAGGCCAAGCTCGCCCACGCCATGCTCAGCATCCCCGCCACCAAGGGCTTCGAGATCGGCTCCGGCTTCGGAGGCTGCGAGGTCCCCGGCTCCATCCACAACGACCCCTTCATCGTCTCCGATGTCCCTACCCAACTcggcaccaacaccaccacgaaGCAGCGCCTtaccaccaagaccaacaacTCCGGTGGTATCCAGGGCGGTATCTCCAACGGCGCCGACATCTACTTCCGCATTGCCTTCAAGCCCCCGGCCACCATCGGCCAGGCCCAGAACACCGCCACCTACGACTTCGGCGAGGGTATCCTCGAAGCCAAGGGCCGTCACGACCCCTGCGTCACTCCCCGCGCCGTCCCCATTGTCGAGGCCATGTCCGCGCTGGTCGTCATGGACGCCCTGATGGCTCAGTACTCCCGCGAGAGCGCCAAGTCTCTCCTGCCCCCGTTGCCCAAGACCCTGCCCACGCGTCCCACTCTGGGTACCAACGGCCACAGCGCTTAA
- a CDS encoding uncharacterized protein (COG:S;~EggNog:ENOG410PFJY;~InterPro:IPR015915,IPR011043;~SECRETED:SignalP(1-35);~TransMembrane:1 (n19-30c35/36o464-486i);~go_function: GO:0005515 - protein binding [Evidence IEA]), protein MDECLSRQHGKRRAVGAPLVPTLLVLLLFASPASTAVPYTPSQLFYSSTSNGSFAYLLQSTGTSQDASTEFITWDVSGEIDTTSPSYNILMDPLPFQLNTQSPAFVPVIDQHGVIKMYVGNCQEALDKGELWQFTPDNNSSIGDGSWEKLSVKESGSNDNVDAPNYLSAGFAYASTNTSDSSLYAFGGMCPFSNASEANWMGSANYSQSMVVLEPSGSGKTDAYDASTTGDRAPPIAEAGFTVTPLQATYAYSSNGEVRQQQDFLLIGGQTQDAFINMSQLAVFSLPQNSWSFVTVDITSTSYKTELAVREVATVEPRSGHTAVLSPDGSKVIVYGGWVGNTSIAAQPQLVILELGETYGGSGDWTWNILSTEDTETTGGSGLYGHGATMLPGGVMMVAGGYTIPQSSSSSSKRSTKQSQPNSQVYLYNITSEEWVSSYRNPESIASQQESSQSGSSKTWKTGVGVGVGLGIPVVAGLAILLFFLWKRRQKRRVRDQELRKLALGAERAHFWGQGEPFMASSIHKPSMREAEVRSDYPWMGNSGSGRPFSWQDTGDAVAESTGLLGDPSPTTTGRSSLSARMYRPPTQYSEYRRSDATGDIHPIDEREEDEAKDAVGVSTQKTIDNFRAESTILTPLSTTVCGDSYAGGSAGPSDYMAGVGYDRDMPSSPDKDERTSSNLSDSSTSAKSIPQPRMANFSYPASQASSGRQSPQKSVTISIPSREPARSRPNSAALSSEKRYSSDSYSTAHTSLSLRQAEGEHLLRDNPEPTSPLDFFPKPTTFPKQRTSEWIGNNVRRVLSLTRRRPATDTDPITAPLASGIDRRGTVLGPSSSSTGHGLPRRSVSASAELFRRKQGAKDWGAANRLSRNMESQARSSRDDTALPSFLDLDPDSDDDWDVEGAAEGRRVQVTFTVPKEKLRVVNATAGELDTFSEKSVSRSNSDAAK, encoded by the coding sequence ATGGATGAATGTCTCTCGAGACAACACGGAAAACGCAGGGCTGTTGGCGCCCCCCTGGTGCCAACACTCCTTGTCCTCCTGCTCTTCGCCAGTCCGGCTTCCACAGCCGTCCCATACACTCCCTCACAACTCTTCTATTCCTCGACTAGCAATGGGTCGTTTGCCTACCTGCTACAATCAACCGGTACGAGTCAAGATGCCTCCACCGAATTCATCACCTGGGATGTTTCAGGCGAAATCGACACAACAAGCCCGAGTTACAATATCTTGATGGACCCACTACCCTTTCAACTCAACACTCAGTCCCCTGCTTTTGTGCCTGTTATCGATCAGCATGGAGTGATTAAGATGTATGTAGGCAATTGCCAGGAAGCTTTGGACAAGGGTGAGCTGTGGCAATTTACACCGGACAACAATAGCTCGATTGGTGATGGGTCATGGGAAAAGCTCTCTGTGAAGGAAAGCGGGTCAAACGACAACGTGGACGCACCGAACTATCTCTCAGCAGGCTTCGCATATGCCTCCACCAATACCTCCGACAGCTCCCTCTATGCTTTTGGCGGGATGTGCCCCTTCTCGAATGCCTCGGAAGCGAATTGGATGGGTAGCGCCAACTACTCCCAGTCCATGGTGGTCCTTGAGCCATCCGGTTCGGGAAAGACTGATGCTTATGATGCATCCACCACCGGCGATCGCGCACCCCCGATTGCAGAGGCCGGCTTTACCGTGACTCCGTTGCAAGCCACTTATGCATATTCATCGAACGGTGAGGTGCGCCAGCAACAGGATTTCCTCCTGATTGGTGGCCAAACCCAGGATGCATTCATCAATATGTCGCAGCTTGCCGTGTTCTCACTGCCTCAGAATAGCTGGAGCTTCGTCACAGTCGACATTACTTCTACCTCCTACAAGACCGAGCTTGCTGTGAGGGAAGTTGCCACGGTAGAGCCGAGGTCGGGGCATACAGCAGTTCTTTCCCCAGATGGCAGCAAGGTCATTGTGTACGGGGGCTGGGTGGGGAATACAAGCATTGCTGCTCAACCGCAGCTAGTCATACTGGAATTGGGAGAAACGTATGGAGGTTCTGGTGATTGGACTTGGAACATACTGTCAACTGAGGATACGGAGACCACAGGAGGGAGCGGTCTTTATGGGCATGGGGCAACGATGCTGCCTGGtggtgtgatgatggtggcaggCGGATATACTATACCGcagtcgtcatcatcctcgtcaaagCGTTCAACTAAGCAATCTCAGCCCAACTCACAGgtctatctatataatatcacCTCTGAGGAATGGGTCTCATCCTACCGGAATCCTGAATCCATCGCTAGCCAACAGGAGTCCTCCCAGTCTGGCTCGTCAAAGACATGGAAGACTGGGGtcggggttggtgttgggctGGGAATTCCTGTGGTTGCTGGTCTCGCTATACTCCTATTCTTCCTCTGGAAGAGGCGCCAAAAGCGCCGCGTGCGAGATCAGGAGCTCCGCAAGCTAGCCTTGGGGGCAGAAAGAGCCCACTTCTGGGGTCAAGGGGAGCCTTTCATGGCGAGCAGTATCCACAAGCCCTCCATGAGGGAGGCCGAAGTCAGAAGTGACTACCCTTGGATGGGCAATAGTGGATCTGGCCGACCATTCAGTTGGCAGGATACAGGCGATGCAGTCGCAGAAAGCACTGGTCTGCTCGGGGATCCTAGTCCCACAACTACAGGTCGTTCTAGTCTGAGCGCCAGAATGTATCGACCCCCTACGCAATACAGCGAGTATAGAAGGAGTGATGCCACAGGCGATATTCACCCGATCGATGAAcgtgaggaagatgaagccaaaGATGCCGTGGGCGTTTCCACGCAGAAAACAATCGACAATTTCCGGGCTGAGTCAACAATCCTGACACCCTTGAGCACGACCGTATGCGGAGACTCATATGCTGGTGGCTCGGCCGGCCCGTCCGACTACATGGCTGGAGTTGGCTATGACAGAGACATGCCTTCTTCGCCAGATAAGGATGAACGGACATCTTCGAATCTCTCCGACTCCTCGACGTCGGCCAAATCAATCCCTCAACCTCGCATGGCCAACTTCAGCTACCCCGCGAGTCAAGCAAGTAGTGGGCGCCAGTCTCCTCAAAAGTCCGTCACAATTTCGATCCCTAGTCGAGAGCCAGCCCGAAGCAGACCGAACAGTGCAGCGCTTTCATCCGAGAAGCGCTACTCTTCTGACTCCTACTCCACCGCTCACACCTCGCTCTCCCTTCGACAAGCTGAAGGCGAGCACCTTCTTCGCGACAACCCTGAACCGACCTCCCCGCTCGACTTTTTCCCCAAGCCTACCACCTTCCCCAAGCAACGCACATCCGAATGGATCGGCAACAACGTTCGCAGAGTCCTCTCCCTAACGCGGAGACGCCCAGCAACGGACACAGATCCAATCACAGCACCCCTAGCCTCTGGTATCGACCGAAGAGGCACGGTTCTCGgtccttcctcatcttctacAGGCCACGGCCTCCCGCGTCGCTCCGTCAGCGCATCAGCTGAACTCTTCAGACGCAAGCAAGGTGCCAAAGACTGGGGGGCAGCCAACCGACTCTCACGCAATATGGAGTCTCAGGCTCGGTCCTCACGGGATGACACCGCCCTGCCCTCCTTCCTAGACCTTGATCCAGACAGTGACGACGATTGGGACGTGGAAGGTGCTGCAGAAGGTCGTCGCGTTCAGGTAACCTTCACCGTACCGAAGGAGAAACTCCGTGTTGTCAACGCTACTGCAGGCGAACTAGACACATTCTCCGAGAAGTCCGTCAGCAGAAGCAATAGCGATGCCGCGAAGTGA